In Falco biarmicus isolate bFalBia1 chromosome 7, bFalBia1.pri, whole genome shotgun sequence, a single window of DNA contains:
- the ARHGAP1 gene encoding rho GTPase-activating protein 1 isoform X1: MATDPLSELQDDLNLDDTNQSLSQLKLASIDDKSWPADEAPAFPKSEDSKGSPEPVTHLQWDDPYYDIARHHIVEVADQGALDGAQPGDDKYGRKVILFSACRMPPSHQLDHVKLLGYLKFTLDQYVESDYTLVYLHHGLTSENKPSLSWLRDAYREFDRKYKKNIKALYIVHPTMFIKTLLILFKPLISFKFGRKIFYVNFLSELEEYVKLEQLGIPSQVLKYDEYLRSLQKPSQVPQKPTPPRPPLPNQQFGVSLQHLREKSPDQSPVPLVVRDTIAHLQEHALATEGIFRRSANTQVVREVQQKYNMGVPVDFQQYEDVHLPAVILKTFLRELPEPLLTFGLYSHVVSFQSVEEVNRVDVVRKTLQTLPEENYEVLRLLTAFLVQVSAHSDRNKMTNTNLAVVFGPNLLWAKDVAITLKAINPINTFTKFLLDHQKELFEDVEA, encoded by the exons ATGGCTACAGATCCACTCTCGGAGCTTCAGGATGACCTGAACTTGGATGATACCAACCAGTCCCTCAGCCAGCTCAAACTGGCCTCCATAGATGATAAGAGCTGGCCAGCAGATGAAGCCCCTGCTTTTCCTAAATCAG AGGACTCCAAAGGCTCCCCTGAGCCCGTCACTCACCTGCAGTGGGACGATCCCTACTATGATATCGCCAGGCACCACATTGTGGAAGTAGCAG ACCAGGGTGCACTTGATGGGGCCCAACCAG GTGATGACAAATATGGAAGGAAAGTCATTTTGTTCAGTGCCTGCCGGATGCCCCCAAGTCATCAACTTGATCACGTGAAACTGCTGGG GTACCTGAAATTCACATTGGACCAATACGTGGAGAGTGATTACACACTGGTGTACCTGCACCATGGCCTGACCAGTGAGAACAAGCCATCCCTGAGCTGGCTGCGGGATGCCTACAGGGAATTTGATCGCAA GTACAAGAAGAACATCAAAGCCTTGTATATTGTGCACCCAACCATGTTCATCAAGACTCTGCTGATTCTCTTCAAGCCTCTGATCAG ctttaagTTTGGACGAAAGATTTTTTATGTGAACTTCCTTAGTGAGCTGGAGGAGTATGTGAAGCTGGAACAGTTGGGAATCCCAAGCCAAGTGCTGAA ATACGATGAATATCTGAGATCCCTGCAGAAACCTTCACAAGTGCCCCAGAAGCCAACACCCCCACGCCCACCGCTGCCAAACCAGCAGTTTGGAGTCTCGCTCCAGCA TCTCAGGGAGAAGAGCCCTGATCAGTCGCCTGTTCCTCTGGTGGTCAGAGACACCATCGCTCATTTGCAGGAGCATG CTCTTGCTACAGAGGGGATTTTCCGGAGGTCAGCAAATACACAGGTTGTCAGGGAGGTTCAGCAAAAATACAACATGG GTGTGCCTGTAGATTTCCAGCAGTATGAAGATGTCCACCTCCCTGCTGTGATTCTCAAGACCTTCTTGAGGGAGCTACCTGAGCCCCTCCTCACTTTTGGCCTCTACAGCCATGTTGTCAGCTTCCAGA GTGTAGAGGAGGTGAATCGTGTGGATGTTGTTCGCAAAACACTCCAGACTCTGCCGGAAGAAAACTATGAAGTGCTCCGTTTACTGACAGCCTTTCTGGTGCAG GTCTCTGCTCACAGTGACAGAAACAAGATGACAAACACCAACCTGGCAGTTGTGTTTGGCCCGAATCTGCTGTGGGCCAAAGACGTAGCCATCACCCTAAAAGCCATCAACCCCATCAATACCTTTACCAAGTTCCTGCTGGACCACCAGAAGGAGCTCTTTGAGGACGTGGAGGCCTGA
- the ARHGAP1 gene encoding rho GTPase-activating protein 1 isoform X2, giving the protein MATDPLSELQDDLNLDDTNQSLSQLKLASIDDKSWPADEAPAFPKSEDSKGSPEPVTHLQWDDPYYDIARHHIVEVAGDDKYGRKVILFSACRMPPSHQLDHVKLLGYLKFTLDQYVESDYTLVYLHHGLTSENKPSLSWLRDAYREFDRKYKKNIKALYIVHPTMFIKTLLILFKPLISFKFGRKIFYVNFLSELEEYVKLEQLGIPSQVLKYDEYLRSLQKPSQVPQKPTPPRPPLPNQQFGVSLQHLREKSPDQSPVPLVVRDTIAHLQEHALATEGIFRRSANTQVVREVQQKYNMGVPVDFQQYEDVHLPAVILKTFLRELPEPLLTFGLYSHVVSFQSVEEVNRVDVVRKTLQTLPEENYEVLRLLTAFLVQVSAHSDRNKMTNTNLAVVFGPNLLWAKDVAITLKAINPINTFTKFLLDHQKELFEDVEA; this is encoded by the exons ATGGCTACAGATCCACTCTCGGAGCTTCAGGATGACCTGAACTTGGATGATACCAACCAGTCCCTCAGCCAGCTCAAACTGGCCTCCATAGATGATAAGAGCTGGCCAGCAGATGAAGCCCCTGCTTTTCCTAAATCAG AGGACTCCAAAGGCTCCCCTGAGCCCGTCACTCACCTGCAGTGGGACGATCCCTACTATGATATCGCCAGGCACCACATTGTGGAAGTAGCAG GTGATGACAAATATGGAAGGAAAGTCATTTTGTTCAGTGCCTGCCGGATGCCCCCAAGTCATCAACTTGATCACGTGAAACTGCTGGG GTACCTGAAATTCACATTGGACCAATACGTGGAGAGTGATTACACACTGGTGTACCTGCACCATGGCCTGACCAGTGAGAACAAGCCATCCCTGAGCTGGCTGCGGGATGCCTACAGGGAATTTGATCGCAA GTACAAGAAGAACATCAAAGCCTTGTATATTGTGCACCCAACCATGTTCATCAAGACTCTGCTGATTCTCTTCAAGCCTCTGATCAG ctttaagTTTGGACGAAAGATTTTTTATGTGAACTTCCTTAGTGAGCTGGAGGAGTATGTGAAGCTGGAACAGTTGGGAATCCCAAGCCAAGTGCTGAA ATACGATGAATATCTGAGATCCCTGCAGAAACCTTCACAAGTGCCCCAGAAGCCAACACCCCCACGCCCACCGCTGCCAAACCAGCAGTTTGGAGTCTCGCTCCAGCA TCTCAGGGAGAAGAGCCCTGATCAGTCGCCTGTTCCTCTGGTGGTCAGAGACACCATCGCTCATTTGCAGGAGCATG CTCTTGCTACAGAGGGGATTTTCCGGAGGTCAGCAAATACACAGGTTGTCAGGGAGGTTCAGCAAAAATACAACATGG GTGTGCCTGTAGATTTCCAGCAGTATGAAGATGTCCACCTCCCTGCTGTGATTCTCAAGACCTTCTTGAGGGAGCTACCTGAGCCCCTCCTCACTTTTGGCCTCTACAGCCATGTTGTCAGCTTCCAGA GTGTAGAGGAGGTGAATCGTGTGGATGTTGTTCGCAAAACACTCCAGACTCTGCCGGAAGAAAACTATGAAGTGCTCCGTTTACTGACAGCCTTTCTGGTGCAG GTCTCTGCTCACAGTGACAGAAACAAGATGACAAACACCAACCTGGCAGTTGTGTTTGGCCCGAATCTGCTGTGGGCCAAAGACGTAGCCATCACCCTAAAAGCCATCAACCCCATCAATACCTTTACCAAGTTCCTGCTGGACCACCAGAAGGAGCTCTTTGAGGACGTGGAGGCCTGA